A single genomic interval of Gemmatimonadaceae bacterium harbors:
- a CDS encoding tetratricopeptide repeat protein — translation MRARAVLAPAAALLLSGCLASKGDIRLLQDDMASLGAQQAQQAQAQAKARARSDSILRLRLDSAIASLTVINDSVRAIGQRTMTFQANTSQALYDVGQQLITLQNRAGISQRQIQDLAAQLEAQHERMSPDSTTGGGAAKPQAQGPGPARLFAMGRDQYDNGAYGTARMAFTQMLQQYPDSIRAPQAMNYIAQTYEGEANAGAADSVYQALVAKFPQSPQAPSALYKHGLWLIAQHQTADARKVLQRVVSEYPNSDAAPLATDRLRTLPNP, via the coding sequence ATGCGCGCCCGTGCAGTTTTGGCGCCGGCCGCGGCGCTGCTGCTCAGCGGATGTCTCGCCTCCAAGGGAGACATCCGTCTGCTGCAGGATGACATGGCCTCGCTCGGTGCGCAGCAGGCGCAGCAGGCGCAGGCCCAGGCCAAGGCCCGGGCGCGTTCCGATTCGATCCTCCGGTTGCGGCTCGATTCGGCCATCGCCTCGCTCACCGTGATCAACGATTCGGTCCGGGCGATCGGCCAGCGGACGATGACCTTCCAGGCGAACACGAGCCAGGCGTTGTACGACGTCGGGCAGCAGTTGATCACGCTCCAGAACCGAGCCGGCATCAGCCAGCGTCAGATCCAGGACCTGGCGGCGCAGCTCGAGGCACAACACGAGCGGATGAGCCCCGACTCGACGACCGGCGGCGGCGCAGCCAAGCCGCAGGCGCAGGGGCCGGGACCGGCGCGGCTGTTCGCGATGGGGCGGGACCAGTACGACAACGGGGCCTACGGTACGGCGCGGATGGCGTTCACGCAGATGCTCCAGCAGTATCCCGACTCGATCCGGGCGCCGCAGGCCATGAACTACATTGCGCAGACGTACGAAGGCGAGGCCAACGCGGGGGCCGCGGATTCCGTGTACCAGGCACTGGTGGCCAAATTCCCCCAGAGCCCGCAGGCCCCGTCGGCGCTGTACAAGCACGGGCTGTGGCTGATCGCGCAACACCAGACGGCGGACGCGCGGAAGGTGCTGCAGCGCGTGGTCTCCGAGTATCCAAACAGCGATGCCGCTCCGCTGGCGACGGACCGGCTGCGCACGCTTCCGAACCCCTAA
- the pal gene encoding peptidoglycan-associated lipoprotein Pal — MHASRILPATLLVAATALSACHKKPEVAPAPMPVPIDSTAIKQHIADSTAAADRAREAAEAAAAAKARADSIAKAEAEAATQASMRAALTKPIHFDFNKFDLRPEDQATLDAKLPILLANPGLTIQVAGNTDERGSTEYNLALGQRRAATAKRYLTEHGVAESRIETVSYGEERPVCTDHDESCWSQNRRDEFTITAGGAGMLNKPGS; from the coding sequence ATGCACGCTTCACGTATCCTGCCCGCGACGCTCCTGGTCGCGGCTACCGCGCTCTCGGCTTGCCACAAGAAGCCCGAGGTCGCACCCGCCCCGATGCCGGTGCCGATCGACAGCACCGCCATCAAGCAGCACATCGCCGACTCGACCGCCGCGGCCGACCGCGCGCGCGAGGCGGCGGAGGCTGCGGCGGCCGCGAAGGCCCGGGCCGACAGCATCGCCAAGGCCGAGGCCGAAGCCGCGACGCAGGCCTCGATGCGCGCCGCGCTCACCAAGCCGATCCATTTCGACTTCAACAAGTTCGACCTGCGGCCCGAGGATCAGGCGACGCTCGACGCGAAGCTTCCGATCCTCCTCGCCAATCCGGGGCTCACGATCCAGGTGGCCGGCAACACCGACGAGCGTGGTTCCACCGAGTACAACCTGGCGCTGGGCCAGCGTCGCGCCGCGACGGCCAAGCGGTATCTGACCGAGCACGGCGTGGCCGAGAGCCGGATCGAGACCGTGAGTTACGGGGAAGAGCGCCCGGTGTGCACCGACCACGACGAGTCGTGCTGGTCGCAGAACCGCCGCGATGAATTCACGATCACGGCCGGCGGCGCCGGCATGCTGAACAAGCCCGGGTCCTGA
- the tatC gene encoding twin-arginine translocase subunit TatC — protein sequence MPFLDHLEELRWRLVWSIGALAVGLAIGVFIVVRFHAILFLEKPILPYLEGRKLVYTHPGDTFSILMSASLVIGGIIALPMIGYQLWSFLSPALYRREKRVAIPIIFTGVLLFACGVALAYYFVLPLALDYLMHLESDALTPMITASEYFGFVTTLCVAFGAVFELPLAIVGLTALGIVKPQFLTKYRRHAIVACWAVSAIITPGDFLGTTFALAIPLYLLFEISVVLSYIVYKRRERRHAQLAEDEGAA from the coding sequence ATGCCCTTCCTCGATCATCTCGAGGAACTGCGGTGGCGCCTCGTGTGGTCGATCGGGGCGCTCGCCGTGGGGCTGGCCATCGGCGTCTTCATCGTCGTCCGCTTCCACGCGATCCTGTTTCTCGAGAAGCCGATCCTGCCCTATCTCGAGGGACGGAAGCTGGTGTACACCCATCCGGGTGACACGTTCTCGATCCTGATGTCGGCGTCGCTGGTCATCGGCGGCATCATCGCGCTGCCGATGATCGGCTACCAACTCTGGTCGTTCCTGTCGCCCGCGCTGTATAGGCGCGAGAAGCGGGTGGCCATTCCGATCATCTTCACCGGCGTGCTGCTGTTCGCGTGCGGGGTGGCGCTGGCGTACTACTTCGTGCTGCCGCTGGCGCTGGACTACCTGATGCATCTGGAGTCCGACGCGTTGACGCCGATGATCACGGCGTCGGAGTACTTCGGCTTCGTGACCACGCTCTGCGTGGCGTTCGGGGCCGTGTTCGAGCTGCCCCTGGCGATCGTCGGGCTCACGGCGCTGGGCATCGTCAAGCCGCAGTTCCTGACCAAGTACCGCCGGCACGCGATCGTGGCCTGCTGGGCGGTGTCGGCGATCATCACGCCCGGCGACTTCCTGGGCACGACGTTCGCCCTCGCCATTCCGCTGTACCTGCTGTTCGAGATCAGCGTCGTGCTGTCGTACATCGTCTACAAGCGTCGCGAGCGACGGCACGCCCAGCTGGCCGAGGACGAGGGCGCGGCATGA